The window tagtttttttgtgtcgattcccacagacggcgccaaatgttgatgcacaaaactggatgtcttggaacaacgtaaattcgaccgtgaatctgcaagtaatgtaaataacacaagatgtatcgtggttcaccccaaggtttgggctacgtccacactgattgtattgtatttctctgttgaagagggagagagagagcttaaagcttagggggtgtgaggaagcttcttcttttgtgagggtgaggaggcccttttatagaataagggctcctctcctaattacatatttgccccttcctttattacataattacatttaagtccctcgagtatttatacgatgtctaaatacgaggcctaTAAACAATGTGTTATATGAATGATATATGTCATTGCATTTTTCATGTACCACATTAtgagtttttattatttgttgaagaaagaattAACGAAAAGAGATAAATAATATAAGAtataaataacaaaataaaaaacaaaaaagatgcCACCATTTCTTGCCCACTACGTTTCTAATCATGCAAATCCTGTGTCGAGAGGTTGAATCTGGCGCACAAAACATGTGAACAACTAAAAAAATTAGATGGCCTAACCTGCTTGACAAAAAGACGTGATGTATACTTTATGGGCTAATATTTGAccattttataaacaaaaaaataagtaTGTGAAAATTAAAGGCTGCTTTCTTCCCTGAATTTCTCATTTCTCTTCCTATCAAATTAGTTTccctattttcttccttttgattttCCCCTTTTTCTTTGCCCATATTTTTTCCCAAACATTCTTCAAGTTCCTATTTGCTTTGCAGAAAATGCATGCATGCTTAGTTTTTAATACAATGGTTTATGCGAAGATCTAATTATCATTTCACTGCATAAATATACATGCTTAGTATTTATATTTGGAGTCTCATAATCTTTTCACTCCAAGAATTTAGCTCTGTCGTGATCCACAACAAGTGAGCTCAATCGATAATATCTACAAATTTCAATCATGTTAAGACGCTTACATGTAATATTTAATAAGACACTTATCATTGTaaaatcaaaatacaaaaaagtATTTAGTGACATATTATAATACTAATTGGTAAGCATATGAACActataaaaatcaataaatacatataaaaaattatatttgtatGGATAATACTTAGGTACTCACTAGTAAGTACGTTATATATTCACTTTTTAATTTTGGTCCAATAATATTTTAAcacattatttttaaaataatagacatgttatttaatttttcttgagcTTTAAAAAACAAGGAACATGTAGTATATTTTGATTgagccaaataaaaaaaatgattatatGAGGTACTCACTAGCGAATACCTAAGTATTACCCTATTCATAGTGGAGGATAGTAACTCATAACAGTGTAAATGGTCTGTACCAAGGTGAGTATCAACAAAATCAAAGCAACAAACGCAGATATGAAGGACCATGGAGTATTAAAATAAGTATACTTGAAGCTAGCCCATTGAACATGCCAACTATTCCCATAATAGTGATGCACGTCATTGAACAACTTTGACAAGTAACACCTATCCATATCAAAAGCCACATCCTTCCCCAAGTTATTAATAAATTGAGCAACTTCCCCATCGTTCCCAAAGTAATTCTCGAGGATGTTACGGTCACACAAATACTCAACATCCTTGTATGTGTTCACAAGGCAATCGAGCAATGTTGCGTAGGTGGTGATGTGCTTAGAACTTGACTTGTGGCACTGCTCATAGGCCACACAGTTGAGCAAGAAGGGGCTCATGAAATCGTCGATTGTTATAGTTGGCATTTCGATGACTCCGCGCTTGAATttgatcaccaagaagctttCGCCCTTGCCCGGATTGAGCTTGATTCCTGCACGGCGAAGCTTCGAGACACAATGGATGGTATGTGTTGGTATGGTGTTGCTACTACGTGGCTCCTCATGGCCTGGCGGTATAACACTTGAGCGCAACAAATCGAGCAAATGCATACCTGCGCAAGCAAGGTATTAAACATCGATGTTAATGTATAGAGAGGACCACAAACTTCTTAATTAAGATAGGTTAAGGGTTCGATCACTTTCAATGTAACAAAACAGAACAGAGAAATTTCAAAGAAAGTTTTAGAAATATCATTAAAGTTTGAGAGCTTGCCTGTAAGATTGTGGTGCTTTTGAATGACATGATCAGGCCTCTGCATATGGTTGTTGAAGAATTCCAAGGCAAGCAACGACAATGACTTCCCATTTTCTTTATGTTCTTCCGTAGTTGTGAGATCAAACAAAGCCAGGAGAACAAAGTAGGGTATTTGATTTTCAAGCCTAAGAAAATCCCTAACCAAAAATGGGATTATCCAAACCATGTGGACAAGAGGATCGTCACGctcgaaccgaaccaaaaggcCGACTTTTCGTAACAATTCGATTATAAAACAACCATCAAGAACCaacatttccaaaaattcttcCGTGGTAAGATTTATTCTTTCTGAGTAACACTCTCTAGCTTGTTGTTCCAATGGCTCCAAGGCCTTCAAGTAGTCCTTTAAAGACAACCCTTTGGGCTCTGTCCTTGCAAGCAAAGAACCCAAATATTTCCACTTGTGCTCTTCGATCATCTTGACCCGTGGCTCTCCTCTGTGGTATGGACCGATGGAGACGATGTGGGGGTTGTACGACTTGCCGTTTATCTCGAGAAGGCTCTGTGGGAGTCTGAAGATGCAGCAGGAGGGCTTGCCTGCTGCATTTCTTAGGAGTTTTGGGGGTTCTGAGATCATCTGGTACATGGTGGCCAACCGATCCTTGTTCACTTCCCAGATGCTGATTGGATGGCTGTCCATGTTGGGTTGTTGTTGCTGCAGTGGATTGGTGTCCATCTGAGTTGTGATCTtggaggtggtggtgatggttgtGGCGATGAATTGTAGTTGTGAAATTTTGAAgttgctatttttcttttgtgatgGGGATTAATCAAAGGAAGATTTGTAGAGGGAAGACATGTTGGTTTGAAGGACAGATAGACAATGACTAGGAGAATTGAATACAATCAAATGCCACCACCAAGGTCCAAACTTGATTAATCCAactaccatttttttttattgtttaattttctATATCAAAATTTCTCTTGTATTAAGATGAGCACATATATCTGTCATTGAGTAATGCGGTACAAtggtaacttttttttatttgtaagtgtgATATAATAGATGTGGAATGCATGAACTATGTAGTTCTCTTGTAAGTGGCCATTTACCACAATAGTGGCACAATGGTGTAAATGTGTTAAGTTATTACATGACAACATGGGTTTGAACCCGTTgatgactaatctaacaaaatatatcgtttgataaaaaaataaattgtgttGTTCATTGTTGTTCACTCTTATTATAATACATGAAATGACAATTACGTGCTTTGTGATGTTCCTGATACCCAGAAAAATATCACTATGTCCATTGAATTAAAACAGTATATTTTCCACATCTGATATATTAAAACTTACATTTTGGATTGAGAAGTTCATGAACAAATCTGTGACAGAACTCATTTGAAGTGGGCTTTTTTAGTACACTgccaaatatataaaaaaaacattcgTATTGAATCCAAGGGCTGTTGTTCACATGTGAATATATGATGTGCAGATAGGCATGTGCACCAGAGAAAATTGCTCATTTGAAAGCTTCTAATTCAAAGCCCATGAACAaatcttatttttatttatttaattttagaaGTTTAAAGCCCATTACTAGTAAACTGTAAACCCACTTGGAATCAAATTCATGTTAGAGTTGGCCCCTTTTTGCTCCTGCATTATGCATACGGAAAATCatagtaaaaagtaaaaacttaTTTGAGACTTGGAAGAAGTAGTATATATAACTAAAAAATATTTGGCTACTCAAAGAATGAGTGAGAGTTTCTATTTATAATTGTTCGTTGCCAATTTATAAAACTTTTAGTCCACGATCGGAACCGTTCACACTATAAATCGCTCTATAAAAATCACCTCTGCAAAAGAtcaattaaaagtaagtttgtTTAGTCATATaattgtataaaaataaatgaaaagaatTGGCAAAGCATTATGGACTGTCTATGCATTTGCTaccaatagattgactaaatgaatttagttttagttcttttctttttttttttgtagagatgatctttGCAAAGTGATTGATAATATGAAAGATTCTGATTATAAACATAATGCTCTGTAATTAttttgagtaggagttcctACTCATTGTTGAGTAGCCAAGCAGTGTTCATATATAACTAGAGCAATGCTTGACTTTGTGCATATTATCGGAACTGTTCATACTATAAATCACTCTGTAaaaatcatctttgcaaaaaattGATTAAAACTAGGTCATTAAGTCAATCAACTGTAGAAAATAAATAGATGGTTTGTAATACTTTTACTATTTTCGTCTATCTATTTTTATACAATTCAAGGACTAAACAACCCTAGTTTGAATTGATTTTTTGTAGACATGATCTTTATAAAATGATTTATGCTAGAAACGGTTCTGATTATAAACACGAAAATCTATAAACTAAAGACAAAGAGTTTTGAATATGAACTTCTACTCATCTTTTAATTTGCCAAGTATTATTCATATAACTAGATGACAAGACTTAATTGATAAATACTTCCTCAAATACTGAATCTCTCCTTCCAGTCGTCATGCCTTATTTTTTGTCAATTCCAACTCTCATATATTGATTTTGGTCTAGTGTTACTTGTCTTCATAATAACGAAAATGTTTCAAATCAAATTCAACATACtattaagagtaaattgtagcaatggtccctcaactaaaaattcattaccattggtccctcaacttatcaaaatgtgtatctatagtcattttcatcaatttcgtcaaaattttgttaaaataagttatgttggaataaccatttatataattagggtctctcaactcatcaaagtgtgtaattatggtcattttcgtcaactacgtcaaaaaatttgtcaaaacgagttgtgttggaataaccattgctacaattgggttaaagttaagggaccatttctccagttgaattaaagttgagggaccaatggtaatgaatttttagttgagggaccataactgcacgttttgatgagttgagagaccaatggtaatggatttttagttgagggaccattgctccaattgggttaaagttaaggaaccatagctacaatttactctactATTAATGACAAAAATAACACACATAGAAAGGGTGACACATAGTAGATTGATAGAGATATAAAATGTAGTATAGGTAATCATGGATCACAACCCACTAATTAAAAAggaatataattaaatttaaatgtaactCTAtatagttgaatatcagagtgcgctaCGAACTAGACTAACAAATAagaaatattattgatatcaaacgagaatgccgagacggctacaaaaccctaagaggctacattgtgaataacttattctctaactaaattacaagctctatttatagagcaataaaccaaagaaaccctaatgcgtatatgccaaaaataccctactacaaaatcaaatcaaatctctaattaatttcctaaataaacctaataaattccaacaccccccgtcaaactcatggcggtacacaacatgagtttgccaacaagtagatgtggatgcaagcctcCAAATTCCAATGCCGATGCCGATTTTCGATGCCAATTTCAATACGAAATTCCATCGGTGCAAGTGCAAGATTTCAATGCCAGTGccagtgcaagattccaatgccAGTGCCAGATTTCCATGCCAGTGCCAGTGCAAGATTTCCATGCTAGTGccagtgcaagattccaatgccAGTACCAGTGCAAATGTCGATGCCGAtgccaaacaaacaaacaaaaaaaaaaatccaacaatttttttttttcctcttttgccCGCATGGGCCTAAAAAAcctaaccctttttttttttttttacttctgcTTTCTTCATGCAGCAACCAAGTCTGAGGGAAAGAAAATGGATTGCAGCCAACAGAACAACTCCAATGCAATTGCAGAAGGACTTCATATGAGTTGCGACAGATCTAACTCATAGGAATCGAGTCCGGGTACCGTGCGAGTTCAAGCACATGGTGGGTGGATGGTTCTGCAGATCCAGATGGGGTAGGCGCAGCGGAGGTGATGGCAGATTccaccttcttttttttttttttttttaaaacaaactaGACCAACGACAATCTAAACAACGAACAAGACGGACAAACAAACTGATACGAACAGATTAAATCCCAaaggatcaaacctgctctgataccaagttgaatatcagagtgcgcga is drawn from Malus domestica chromosome 14, GDT2T_hap1 and contains these coding sequences:
- the LOC103453941 gene encoding UPF0481 protein At3g47200-like; the encoded protein is MDTNPLQQQQPNMDSHPISIWEVNKDRLATMYQMISEPPKLLRNAAGKPSCCIFRLPQSLLEINGKSYNPHIVSIGPYHRGEPRVKMIEEHKWKYLGSLLARTEPKGLSLKDYLKALEPLEQQARECYSERINLTTEEFLEMLVLDGCFIIELLRKVGLLVRFERDDPLVHMVWIIPFLVRDFLRLENQIPYFVLLALFDLTTTEEHKENGKSLSLLALEFFNNHMQRPDHVIQKHHNLTGMHLLDLLRSSVIPPGHEEPRSSNTIPTHTIHCVSKLRRAGIKLNPGKGESFLVIKFKRGVIEMPTITIDDFMSPFLLNCVAYEQCHKSSSKHITTYATLLDCLVNTYKDVEYLCDRNILENYFGNDGEVAQFINNLGKDVAFDMDRCYLSKLFNDVHHYYGNSWHVQWASFKYTYFNTPWSFISAFVALILLILTLVQTIYTVMSYYPPL